Proteins from a genomic interval of Callospermophilus lateralis isolate mCalLat2 chromosome 1, mCalLat2.hap1, whole genome shotgun sequence:
- the Neurod6 gene encoding neurogenic differentiation factor 6 — translation MLTLPFDESVVMPESQMCRKFSRECEDQKQIKKPESFSKQIVLRGKSIKRAPGEETEKEEEEEDREEEDENGLPRRRGLRKKKTTKLRLERVKFRRQEANARERNRMHGLNDALDNLRKVVPCYSKTQKLSKIETLRLAKNYIWALSEILRIGKRPDLLTFVQNLCKGLSQPTTNLVAGCLQLNARSFLMGQGGEAAHHTRSPYSTFYPPYHSPELATPPGHGTLDNSKSMKPYNYCSAYESFYESTSPECASPQFEGPLSPPPINYNGIFSLKQEETLDYGKNYNYGMHYCAVPPRGPLGQGAMFRLPTDSHFPYDLHLRSQSLTMQDELNAVFHN, via the coding sequence ATGTTAACACTACCGTTTGATGAGTCTGTTGTAATGCCAGAATCCCAGATGTGCAGAAAGTTTTCTAGAGAATGCGAGGACCAGAAGCAAATTAAGAAACCAGAAAGCTTTTCCAAACAAATTGTCCTTCGAGGAAAGAGCATCAAAAGGGCCCCTGGAGAAGAAACtgagaaagaagaagaggaggaagacagaGAAGAGGAGGATGAAAACGGGCTGCCCAGAAGGAGGGGTCTTAGGAAAAAAAAGACCACCAAGCTCCGACTGGAAAGGGTCAAGTTCAGGAGACAGGAAGCTAACGCTCGGGAGAGAAACAGAATGCACGGCCTCAACGACGCTCTGGACAATTTACGAAAAGTGGTCCCCTGCTATTCTAAAACCCAAAAACTGTCCAAAATTGAAACTTTACGACTGGCCAAAAACTACATCTGGGCACTTTCTGAAATTCTGAGAATCGGCAAGAGACCGGATCTGCTCACGTTCGTCCAAAACTTATGCAAAGGTCTTTCCCAGCCAACTACAAACTTGGTGGCAGGCTGCTTGCAGCTCAACGCCAGGAGTTTCCTGATGGGTCAGGGTGGGGAGGCTGCTCATCACACCAGGTCGCCCTACTCCACCTTCTACCCACCCTACCACAGCCCTGAGCTCGCCACTCCCCCAGGGCATGGGACTCTTGATAATTCCAAGTCCATGAAACCCTATAATTATTGCAGTGCGTATGAATCCTTCTATGAAAGTACTTCCCCTGAGTGTGCCAGCCCTCAGTTTGAAGGTCCCTTAAGTCCTCCCCCAATTAACTATAATGGGATATTTTCCCTGAAGCAAGAAGAAACCTTGGACTATGGCAAAAATTACAATTACGGCATGCATTACTGTGCAGTGCCACCCAGGGGTCCCCTTGGGCAGGgtgccatgttcaggttgcccacCGACAGCCACTTCCCTTACGACTTACATCTGCGCAGccaatctctcaccatgcaagatGAATTAAATGCAGTTTTTCATAATTAA